One Amaranthus tricolor cultivar Red isolate AtriRed21 chromosome 1, ASM2621246v1, whole genome shotgun sequence DNA window includes the following coding sequences:
- the LOC130820900 gene encoding plasmodesmata-located protein 7 → MAPSLPTFFLSFILSLSTVTHSSPLHSFFYGGCSQLHYSPDDTAYTSNLNSLLTSLVNSATYMSYNHFAVAGTSPNDVVYGLYQCRGDLSMPDCATCVAYSVSRLGALCPGTCGGAIQLQGCYVKFDNDTFIGAEDKTEVFKKCGPPTGYQDKVAGRDAVLDGVVGGAGGIYRAGGSKDVAVIAQCVGDLGGGQCQDCLQEAVTQVKMVCPMSAYGDMFLGKCYVRYTIGGGRGYFNSYTNGSDKNRGVKTFALIIGLLAAIVIAIIFLTFICRVFARSSK, encoded by the exons ATGGCACCTTCACTTCCAACATTTTTTCTCTCATTCATCCTTTCTCTCTCCACCGTCACTCACTCCTCTCCACTCCACTCCTTCTTCTACGGCGGCTGCTCCCAACTTCACTACTCCCCCGACGACACCGCCTACACTTCCAACCTCAACTCCCTCCTCACTTCCTTAGTCAACTCCGCCACTTACATGTCCTACAACCACTTCGCCGTCGCTGGTACCTCACCCAACGACGTCGTTTACGGCCTTTACCAATGCCGCGGCGACCTCTCCATGCCGGACTGCGCCACCTGCGTAGCATACTCCGTCAGTCGACTCGGAGCCCTCTGCCCGGGAACATGCGGCGGCGCAATCCAACTCCAAGGGTGCTACGTCAAATTTGATAATGATACGTTCATCGGAGCCGAGGATAAGACGGAGGTGTTTAAGAAATGTGGGCCTCCTACGGGGTATCAAGATAAGGTAGCGGGTCGAGATGCGGTGTTGGATGGGGTGGTTGGTGGTGCTGGAGGAATTTATCGGGCCGGTGGTTCGAAAGATGTGGCGGTGATTGCGCAATGTGTAGGAGATTTGGGTGGAGGACAATGTCAAGATTGTTTGCAAGAAGCAGTTACACAAGTGAAGATGGTTTGTCCAATGAGTGCGTATGGAGACATGTTTTTGGGCAAATGTTATGTTAGGTATACTATTGGAGGTGGTCGTGGATATTTTAATTCCTATACTAATG GATCCGACAAAAACAGAGGTGTGAAAACATTTGCTCTCATAATTGGATTATTAGCTGCTATTGTCATCGCCATCATATTTCTCACTTTCATTTGCCGAGTCTTTGCTAGAAGTA gtaaataa